The Streptomyces capitiformicae genome contains the following window.
ACCTTCCCGCCGTCGGCCGGTGCGGCGGGCTGGCCGGCGGCCCGTGGGACGCCGTTGCGGATGAAGGAACCCCAGTAGTCGATCATCTGCCGGGACAGCGCCCGCTGCTCGGCGTTCAGCGGTGTCTCCAGCCCGAAGTGCTTGAAGAGGTACTGCACCTCGTTGACATGGGTCGCGCCGAAGTCGAAGTCCGTGCCCAGGTTGCGCAGCGAGGCGAAGGGCGGCGAGGTGCGGTCGGCGAACTCGTACGCGTACACCGGTCCGCGATCCGCGAGGAGCCCGGTCAGCCGCAGCGCGGAGCAGGCGAAGAGCTGGTCGCCCTGAGCCGTGCCGTACGCGATGCTGGGTGAGGGGGAGGCCGACAGCGGGTAGCGGTCCAGCACGCGGTCGCCGAAGTCGGTACGCATGACGCCCGGGTACTGCTCGGCCGTGAGCGGGGTGCCGGCCGCGTCGAACCGGGCGAAGGAAAACAGCCGCCCCTCGTCCTGGTTGGCGCCGTTGAGGACGGGCACGCGGGCCGCCGCCCCCTTCGCGTACAGCGCGGCGGGCTGCTCGGGCAGGAAGTCGCCGCCGATCACGGGTCCCCAGTTCAGACCGGCCTGGGCGGCGAGGATCTCGGCGGCGGGCTTGGCGCGCAGGCAGGCCGTGTCCGCGCAGTCCAGCTTCGCCATGAAGGCCCTGCCCTGCGCCACCGCCGTCTCCCGCGTACGGGCCGCGCAGTCGCCGTACGCCCCGCTCTGCACGATCCCGGCGTGGAACAGGCCCTTCGACGTCGGTGAGGCCATCTGGTTGCAGACCGAGTGGCCGCCCGCGGACTCGCCCGCGATGGTGACCCGGCCCTTATCGCCGCCGAAACGACCGATGTTGGCGCGCACCCAGCGCAGCGCGGCCTGTTGGTCGAGCATGCCGAAGTTGCCGGAGACCCCGTCGCGCGACTCGGCATCGAGGTCGGTCGTGGCGAGGAAACCCATCGCGCCCAGGCGGTAGTTGACGGTTACGACGACGGCGCCGGTCCGCCGTGCGAAGGTGTCCGGCACGATGTCCTCGCCGGCGCCCGCGGTGAGCCCGCCGCCGTGCAGCCAGACCATGACCGGGCGGGCGACCCGGCCACCACGGCCTTCCGGCACGTACACATTGAGGTCGAGGCAGTCCTCGGTGTGGCTCGGCTGCTCATAGCCGGGATCCCAACTCGCCGTCTGCACACATCGGTTCCCGAACTCCCGCGCTTCGCGCACCCCGTGCCAGGGCCGCGTCGGCCGGGGGTCGGTCCAGCGGAGGTCTCCGACGGGCGGCTGGGCGTAGGGGATACCGAGGAACTGCCGCCCCTCGGTGGTGGTTTCGCCGCGCACCCAGCCCGCGTCGGTGCGGACGAGGGTCGGCTGCCCGGGTCCGGCGGCTTGTGCGGATCCGGCGGCCTGTGCGGGCGCGGGGGTCAGGAGGGCTGCGGTGAGGGCCGCGGCGATGGCGGCGGCCGCCGCGCCGAGCCGCCGTAAGCGGGCGGTTGCGGAACTCCGCCGGGACACGGT
Protein-coding sequences here:
- a CDS encoding carboxylesterase/lipase family protein — encoded protein: MSDTVSRRSSATARLRRLGAAAAAIAAALTAALLTPAPAQAAGSAQAAGPGQPTLVRTDAGWVRGETTTEGRQFLGIPYAQPPVGDLRWTDPRPTRPWHGVREAREFGNRCVQTASWDPGYEQPSHTEDCLDLNVYVPEGRGGRVARPVMVWLHGGGLTAGAGEDIVPDTFARRTGAVVVTVNYRLGAMGFLATTDLDAESRDGVSGNFGMLDQQAALRWVRANIGRFGGDKGRVTIAGESAGGHSVCNQMASPTSKGLFHAGIVQSGAYGDCAARTRETAVAQGRAFMAKLDCADTACLRAKPAAEILAAQAGLNWGPVIGGDFLPEQPAALYAKGAAARVPVLNGANQDEGRLFSFARFDAAGTPLTAEQYPGVMRTDFGDRVLDRYPLSASPSPSIAYGTAQGDQLFACSALRLTGLLADRGPVYAYEFADRTSPPFASLRNLGTDFDFGATHVNEVQYLFKHFGLETPLNAEQRALSRQMIDYWGSFIRNGVPRAAGQPAAPADGGKVLTLRTAAQGGNGLSATVHSEHRCDLWDNL